The window TTGGAACTCAGGCCCTCTGCCCAGAGATGGAGGTTCTTTCTACTATGTGGTGCTTCCCTCAAGAGGACAGAATTCTCCTTCAAATTCTGCCACCGATGAGAAGCCTAATCTTGGGCAAGCAGCCTAATCTTCTGTCCCCTgaacctctgttttcttctttgtgaaatgaggaaactggaccGGATGGCCACAGTTACTCCGGAGGGAGCCCTTGAGGTGATGTTAGGAATTACTGACACTGAGTTTCTTCAGGCTTGGAAGGCGTCTGTGAGTCAGTGTCTCTGTCCCCAGGgctttccttccatcttcctccCAATTATCTCCTGTCAAGTCTTCCATCCCTAAAGTAAACATGACACTCGAACCCAGAGCATCTGTCTAGAGGGCTACCGAAGTAATCAGTGATTTGGGGTCATGGTATTGAGGGAAGGATAGTTCTAGTCTTTTTTGGACAAGGTGTGATAGGTCTAGAACTGAAGTTATCATACTTATCAGATCTAGAACTGCCAAAGTTATCGtagatctagaactgaaagggacctcagaggtcactgAATCGaccctctccttttacagacGAAGAAGCGGAGGCAGACAGGGTATGtgaattgtccagagtcacattgctagtaaatcaaatgggatcacagatctAACCTTAGAGTACTCTATCGATACTagttattcttctttctttctttctttctttctttctttctttctttctttctttctttctttctttctttctttctttctttctttctttccttccttccttccttccttccttccttccttccttccttccttccttccttccttccttccttccttccttcctctagtaattggggttaaatgactttcccagggtcccacagttaggaagtgttaagtatctgaggtcagatttgaactcaggtcctcctgacttaagagctggtgctccatccactgcaccacccagctgcccccattACTGTTAATTCAGGGCTAGCTATGATTATTGTTGTCTAAGGTGGGACTTGAATCTACATCTTCTGCCTCTCTTTCCCGTTCCTTACCCCCTGGGCCCCAGGATACCTCCCATTACACCCTTAGCCCTGCTGGCTTTTTGTTTGCAGTTTCCCATCACAAACTTTCCATGTTTCCCCCCCCCACACAATCTCCCGTGGAATCCTGCTTCAGGGGCCCTCACCTTCGATGACAGGTTGGTCCTGTACAACAAAGTCATGGCGCAGATTAGTGTGATGAACTCAAGGCTCGAGCAGATCAGCAATCCGAATTCAAGCCTCTGCAGGTGCACCTGCAACGAGAAGCAGCAGCCTTGCTCTCCTTCCTAGGGACCTCCCAAGTGCTCCCCCACATAACTCCAAGGGTGATGTCGTGGAGGTCGGTGTCACCCCCTTTCctggatgaaaaaactgaggcaaggaggtgacttggccaggatcacacaggcagCCCATCTTGGGGTTCCCGCCTTTCTGAGAGGTAGCATCTGGGTCTGCCGGACGCCAGCGGCACAGCTGTGACCCACCCCAGGAGGGGTTCAGTCACAAAGGGAGGACATGGCTCAGTGCTCTTACACCTGGGGAGGTAGGGACGCAGAGAAGCAGGAACTCTTCCTGCCTATTTTGGTTCCATGGAACGTTTCTAAGGAAAATTAAGCAAATCCTAGCGAATTCTCCCAAAGGGACGTGGAGCAGAACATCTTTTCTTGCTGGCTCATCTTTGTCAAGGATTCGGGGTCCCCATATGGCTTTGCTCTTGGTTTGTGAGTGTTTGCTCGTTGATAAAAAGTGGAGGGAGTTTAAGGCAGGCTACAGGCTAGCCAGTCGGGACTCCCCAGAAGCCCCAAACTCGTACCGAGCTCATGAGACAAAGGGTCTTGCTGCTGGTTATCACGGTGGTCAGACCTAGAACTGTCTAAGCTGTCACAGACCCATCACAGACAGGGTGACGAAGCACATGGCCAGGGGACTGAGCCGAGCTCCTGAGGGTGCTGGGGAAGAGTCGGGAGGGCAGCTGAGAAACCGAGGGAGTGCACTCACCGTGGCCGTGGGATAGGGCCTCCAGATGGGGAAGTCAAAGGGACATTCCCAGAATAAATCCTTCAGGAAAACAAAGAGCCCACCCAGTGTGCAGAAGCAGCCAATGGCGTTCACAGTCATGGTCAAGATCTTCTGCAGGGGAAAAATCAAGGGAGCCGACGTTAGGAAGTCGGAGGTGGACCTTGGCTTCTGCTCCAGGTCCTGCCTGGATCCTTAGTCCCTGGTCTATAGAGGGAAGGTGTTGGGCCAAGAGATCCCTgaggtctctcccagctctgccGGCCCTGACAGCCTCAGCCTCAGATCCTCAGCTACTGAAATCTCCTTTTCCAAGATGATGGGCCTGGCAGCTCCTGTGATGGGTGAGGGGAAAAGGGCAAGTCTCAGCATCCCTAAACTCTGTGTTCACCGATTCCTGGCCCCGTGCTCCTAGCCAACTCATCGATGGTCCAGATGAGTTTGGGCCCCTTGGAAGGTGTTCGGCAAACCGGAACCCCTTCACGAGCACACGGCCTGCTCGGGGCTTGGATTTACCCGGAGACCCcgcagaaaaatggaaattaccttccctctccccaaaagaGTGCACTCTCCAGCCTGCTTTACCACCTCTGTTGGGGGGACCCTCCAGGGCTGAGCCCTGCTGCAAGGACCATAAAGACAAAAAGCCCCAGTCTTCATTTAGACCTTGCCACTTTAGGGGGGCCAGGTCCCTCACTTTTCCACAAGGACACAGGAAGGGGAGGCCGGGTCCTGAGATGCCCAGGGGACCCGCCATATTCTTTAGGGTTTTGCCCAGGGCACTTTCCTCAGGCAAGACAGACAGTGGTCTGGTGGACTGGCGCCTCTGGCCTCCTTCCACTCTGCCCATTTTAGGGAACTGGACCCAGGAAGGAGGCAAAGCTGAAGCAAACCAAACAATTTCTGGGCCAGACTAAATAGAGGAGATCTTCCTGTACTCTGTGGCCACTTGGGACTCATCCTTTTTTGGAAATCCTTTCTGAGCATCACCACCGCTCTGGGACTGGGAAGGAACTCACCAGCTTCCTGTGCCTTTCCACGATGATCAATAAGATTCCTGAACAGAAGAACTGTGGACAACGTTGGAAATCAGAAGAGAAGTCATCAGAGATTGTAGGGCTGAACTTGTCCCTCTCCACCCCGGGGACAGAGCCTGGGGCCACGTCAGCTGTAAGGCTGCATTGCCATTGGCTCTATGTATCCCCCCAGACTGGGAGAGACCCCAATGGCAAGCCCCCTGGATTTGGATTAGAGCTCTGCTTCTCCCTTTGCTCCATAAATCTAGTCACTCGTGGTGACTGGGATCCCCTTTAGTAGAACTGGAAATAAACCAGCATTTGCCCAGAATTCACCAGAGAAGACTCCATGGTTCATTTGCCTTACAGTTTCTCCCATGGTATAACTCTTTTTTGGGTAGCATGGGCAAGATGTCTGCTTGGCAACACTAGGATGCAGATTTAAGCATAACtaatgtattaataataattgaaTGAAAGTTTAACAATGTGAAGCTCCACAGTGAAATGATTCAAGGGCTGGGCTAGCTGGTGATCCCTGGGCACTTCAAGTCATTATTcatgttctctctaaaattataaattacgaAAAAGTTGCTGATCCGCCTCCACAAAGGgaattttcacattaaaaatgaaatcgAAGCCCCCTCTGCTCTTCTTCACGCAGGTCCCTTGGACACAGGAGTAGAGAGATAACAGGATATAAGTACCACctatttccccccacccccactctttcattttacagaagaggaaacagccAGCCGGCCCTTCCCTCCAGAGCACTCACTAAGCATCCTCCCCAGAATGGGTACCCAGACTTTATCGCAACTACATGaagatttttcccagcagttGCCAAGTAGATTCCTGTGAAAATGTGGAAGAAGGCGTTCATGATCTGAAAGGCCTGGGGACAAAGAAAGGGACAGTCAGCGCGACGTTTGCAAGGGGACTAAGGAGTCTGAACCGATAACTATGAGACGTAACAAGATGCAGTCCTGTCTGAGAGGAAGTCCTGGGGTCCCAGAGATCCTTATTTACTCTTCTCTCCCTACTGGCTCATTGAAACAAGTCACATTGACTAGGAAAACATATAGCAGATTGGATCTTCTGCCAATCCTCCGTGCCCTGCGTCCAACCCATCCAGTTCTTGTTGAGAAGGAACATCCTCTCAAGGGGTCTTTAAGTCTCCTTGGAAGATATCTGCCACTTCTGAAGGCATCTGTCTCGAGACTGGACGCCTCTGATTTTGGGAAGTTGGTCTTCACCTTAAGCCGAGACCTACCTCCTGTACTACCTGGACTACCCTCTAGAGCCAAGTGGGGTGAGGGTGCTCTTTCATGGGACCCCCTCTGAAGTTTGGAAGATAGCTCTTGGCTTCCCCTCAGCCTACCCCTTGTTAGGATCCCTTTCCCTCAGCTGAAACCTACTGCTCTGTtctaagaattatatatatatatatatatatatatatatataacatacatataatattacatatattatataacacacatataattatatacaatataataatatataaatataattatattttgtatataatcatatatattctatataacatGATATATTGAATATAAGAATATCAAAGATATGAGATGATAAAGAAAGCCAATTATAGCAAAATACGgtgattaactttttttaaagccAGATTCCTGGAGCGCAGGTTAAGAACCCTCAAGCATTCTGACTTCTGGACTAACTACTGTCATTCCCCAAGGAATGGTACGGTCCCCCAGGAATCATCACCAGAAG of the Sarcophilus harrisii chromosome 6, mSarHar1.11, whole genome shotgun sequence genome contains:
- the MS4A10 gene encoding membrane-spanning 4-domains subfamily A member 10 yields the protein MAAAGENFYVATGDSRGLVVPADLIHQTQRVLDQKPALGIPYSGSLLRGTWRKSGLLVQLGAFQIMNAFFHIFTGIYLATAGKNLHVVAIKSGYPFWGGCLFFCSGILLIIVERHRKLKILTMTVNAIGCFCTLGGLFVFLKDLFWECPFDFPIWRPYPTATVHLQRLEFGLLICSSLEFITLICAMTLLYRTNLSSKTDALGSTPPEYPAEPASPPPPYEAVIFENKTETADP